Proteins encoded together in one Flavobacteriales bacterium window:
- a CDS encoding DUF4238 domain-containing protein has product MNTPDSHRHHYIPESFQANFCNPDGKLYRFDKKTGKVERKAFSPKQLFFEWDRNTVMMGDIPASLPETIYQKNETLTAARLNALATEPTATGLLTQDRMLGALGFVATQWVRSPQRDSHFAVKAFDRLKFALSDDPSIREDPARILGILDGIQLERSFLSAEQFLKYFESGKAFEQPAYSHVGQMDIPFLVLGDHPVIYRNTPKRNEDVFRNFVFPLSSQRLYWSIPENTDWTGSTKTHAVAYNILAIEQASRYVAAWNRDVLNGFVEIWKKSREQAVLSEYRELLFSFPPGVILEDHLTTQSNSK; this is encoded by the coding sequence ATGAATACCCCTGACTCACATAGGCATCATTACATCCCTGAGTCCTTCCAGGCCAACTTCTGTAATCCGGATGGGAAGCTCTATCGCTTTGACAAGAAAACTGGAAAGGTCGAACGCAAGGCATTCTCTCCCAAGCAACTGTTCTTTGAATGGGATCGGAACACTGTGATGATGGGGGACATCCCAGCCTCCTTACCCGAAACCATCTACCAAAAGAATGAAACACTTACCGCAGCACGTTTGAATGCCTTGGCAACTGAGCCAACGGCAACTGGCCTTCTCACACAGGACCGTATGCTGGGGGCGCTCGGTTTCGTCGCAACACAATGGGTTAGGTCACCTCAACGAGACAGCCATTTCGCTGTTAAGGCATTTGACAGACTCAAGTTCGCATTGTCTGATGACCCTTCCATCCGTGAAGACCCAGCACGTATTCTAGGAATTTTGGATGGAATACAACTCGAAAGATCCTTCCTTTCAGCAGAGCAATTTCTCAAGTACTTCGAGTCCGGCAAGGCGTTCGAACAACCAGCATACTCGCACGTTGGCCAGATGGACATCCCATTCTTAGTGCTTGGTGATCATCCAGTCATATATCGTAATACGCCCAAGAGGAATGAAGATGTGTTCAGGAATTTCGTGTTCCCTCTTTCGAGCCAACGACTATACTGGTCAATCCCGGAGAACACAGATTGGACTGGCAGTACAAAGACTCATGCTGTAGCCTACAATATCCTCGCCATTGAGCAGGCCAGTCGTTATGTGGCCGCTTGGAACAGAGACGTGCTCAACGGCTTTGTAGAAATCTGGAAAAAGTCACGAGAGCAAGCAGTTCTTTCTGAGTACCGAGAACTACTCTTCTCATTTCCTCCGGGAGTCATTCTAGAAGACCATCTGACTACGCAATCGAACTCGAAATAG
- a CDS encoding nuclear transport factor 2 family protein, translating into MLLDRILHPDFEMVDAEGHVYRKQDELEWIRTHTWSVDSFRYEIKRLQQWPNGTAIVTGVGHMLTDTSETTYWSSNVFIRTDGHWRAISSHVSGVNEVPRYPSP; encoded by the coding sequence GTGCTCCTGGACCGGATCCTGCATCCTGACTTCGAGATGGTCGATGCCGAAGGGCACGTCTACCGCAAGCAGGATGAGTTGGAGTGGATAAGGACCCATACCTGGAGCGTGGACTCGTTCCGCTACGAGATCAAGCGCTTGCAGCAGTGGCCGAACGGCACGGCCATCGTCACCGGCGTTGGGCACATGCTCACGGATACCTCGGAGACCACCTATTGGTCCAGCAACGTGTTCATCCGCACCGATGGCCACTGGCGGGCCATCTCGTCGCACGTGAGCGGAGTGAACGAGGTGCCGCGCTACCCGTCTCCGTAA
- the fbp gene encoding class 1 fructose-bisphosphatase, with protein MSEIKTLSEFIVERQAEFPGASGDLSSLLTAFRLAGKIVNREVNKAGLMADILGAEGTENVQGEAQQKLDVYANNLFIRMMRTQGAVCAVASEENDDIVHFDNGGKYVVTMDPLDGSSNIDVNVSIGTIFSIYKRISTGPKATLEDFLQPGTTQVAAGYIVYGSSTMLVYSTGHGVNGFTLDPSIGTFCLSHPDMRTPADGKIYSINEGNWVEFSDGVRTYIDACKQKRMSARYIGSLVADFHRNLLKGGIYLYPGTTKAPKGKLRLLYEANPLAFLVEQAGGMATDGTTRILDLKPTELHQRCPLYIGSRNMVEQAMKA; from the coding sequence ATGTCCGAGATCAAGACCCTCTCCGAGTTCATCGTGGAACGCCAGGCCGAGTTCCCGGGCGCCTCGGGCGACCTCAGCTCCCTGCTCACCGCCTTCCGCCTCGCCGGCAAGATCGTGAACCGCGAAGTGAACAAGGCCGGACTGATGGCCGACATCCTCGGCGCCGAAGGGACCGAGAACGTGCAGGGCGAGGCCCAGCAGAAGCTCGATGTCTACGCCAACAACCTCTTCATCCGCATGATGAGGACCCAGGGGGCGGTGTGCGCGGTGGCCAGCGAGGAGAACGACGACATCGTGCATTTCGACAATGGTGGCAAGTACGTGGTGACCATGGACCCGCTCGATGGCAGCAGCAACATCGACGTGAACGTGAGCATCGGCACCATCTTCAGCATCTACAAGCGCATCAGCACCGGCCCCAAGGCCACCCTGGAGGACTTCCTGCAGCCCGGGACGACGCAGGTGGCCGCAGGCTACATCGTGTACGGCAGCAGCACCATGCTCGTCTACAGCACCGGCCACGGCGTCAACGGCTTCACGCTCGACCCCAGCATCGGCACCTTCTGCCTGAGCCACCCTGACATGCGGACGCCCGCCGACGGCAAGATCTATTCGATCAATGAAGGCAACTGGGTCGAGTTCAGCGATGGCGTACGCACCTACATCGACGCCTGCAAGCAGAAAAGGATGAGCGCGCGCTACATCGGCAGCCTGGTGGCCGACTTCCACCGCAACCTGCTCAAGGGCGGCATCTACCTCTACCCCGGAACGACCAAGGCCCCGAAGGGCAAGCTGCGCCTGCTGTACGAGGCCAACCCGCTCGCCTTCCTGGTGGAACAGGCCGGCGGCATGGCCACCGATGGCACCACCCGCATCCTCGACCTGAAGCCCACCGAGCTGCACCAGCGCTGCCCGCTCTACATCGGCAGCCGGAACATGGTGGAGCAGGCGATGAAGGCCTGA
- a CDS encoding GNAT family N-acetyltransferase: MEVTVRQAEERDVPRMFELVNELAVFERAPDEVTVTLEHMLDAGFGSDPVWVGWVAEVGGVIQGMAVCYVRYSTWKGRRLYLEDIVVTESARGRRIGEKLFLACARYAVEKNHSGMLWQVLDWNEDAHRFYGRFGARYSKEWWNGSLELDQLKNLAAR; encoded by the coding sequence ATGGAGGTCACGGTACGTCAGGCCGAGGAGCGCGATGTGCCGCGCATGTTCGAGCTGGTGAACGAACTCGCGGTCTTTGAACGGGCCCCGGATGAGGTCACGGTCACCTTGGAGCATATGCTCGACGCCGGGTTCGGCTCCGATCCGGTCTGGGTGGGCTGGGTGGCCGAGGTCGGCGGGGTGATCCAAGGGATGGCGGTCTGTTACGTGCGCTATTCGACCTGGAAAGGGCGACGGCTCTATCTGGAGGACATCGTGGTCACGGAGTCGGCGAGAGGTCGGCGTATCGGCGAGAAGCTCTTCTTGGCCTGTGCACGCTATGCCGTGGAGAAGAACCATAGCGGCATGCTCTGGCAGGTGCTCGATTGGAATGAGGATGCCCATCGGTTCTACGGCCGGTTCGGGGCCCGCTATTCGAAGGAGTGGTGGAACGGTTCGTTGGAACTGGACCAATTGAAGAACTTGGCCGCCCGATGA
- a CDS encoding aspartate kinase — translation MKVFKFGGASVKDAAGVRNLAGVLSHFLQDDLLIVVSAMGKTTNALEEVVWVYGEGRDTRPMVEKLRAAHTAVLADVAPGDEAAQAALNGSFRELQRTLGQRSSGRADEDYDQMVSLGEVWSTLVVSAHLKHAGIANTWFDARTVVRTDGRYRAAKVEWQACENLATRYLKPLFAGQPGRVLTQGFIGRTAEGRTTTLGREGSDFSAAIFAYLLDAESVTIWKDVPGMFNADPKRFADTKLLSHISYREAIELSYFGASVIHPRTLQPLQQKHIPLYVRSFIDLDAPGSTIDDRSENDSLIPAFIVKPGQLLISITPRDLSFIVEENLSGIFWLFAQRNVRIDLMQNSALAFSVVVDDTPRAQELIAELRKGYEVRYNSGCELVTVRHYDEPTLAALTTGREVLLEQRSRTTARFVLRS, via the coding sequence ATGAAGGTCTTCAAGTTCGGCGGGGCCAGCGTGAAGGACGCGGCCGGTGTGCGCAACCTGGCGGGCGTGCTGTCCCATTTCCTCCAGGATGACCTGCTCATCGTGGTGAGCGCCATGGGCAAGACCACCAACGCGCTGGAGGAGGTGGTGTGGGTGTACGGCGAGGGGCGGGACACGCGCCCGATGGTGGAGAAGCTCCGCGCCGCGCACACCGCGGTGCTGGCCGATGTGGCGCCCGGCGACGAAGCCGCGCAGGCCGCCCTGAACGGCTCGTTCCGCGAGCTGCAGCGCACCCTGGGCCAGCGCTCCAGCGGCCGGGCGGACGAGGACTACGACCAGATGGTGTCCCTCGGCGAGGTGTGGAGCACGCTGGTGGTGAGCGCTCACCTGAAGCACGCCGGCATCGCCAACACCTGGTTCGACGCGCGGACGGTAGTGCGCACCGATGGGCGATATCGAGCGGCGAAGGTGGAGTGGCAGGCCTGCGAGAACCTGGCGACGCGATACCTGAAGCCGCTGTTCGCCGGCCAGCCGGGGCGCGTCCTCACGCAGGGCTTCATCGGCCGCACGGCGGAAGGGCGCACCACCACCCTGGGCCGCGAGGGCTCCGACTTCAGCGCCGCCATCTTCGCCTACCTGCTCGATGCGGAGAGCGTCACCATCTGGAAGGACGTGCCCGGCATGTTCAACGCCGACCCGAAGCGGTTCGCGGACACGAAACTGCTGAGCCACATCAGCTACCGCGAGGCCATCGAGCTCAGCTACTTCGGCGCCAGCGTGATCCACCCGCGCACGCTGCAGCCCCTCCAGCAGAAGCACATCCCGCTCTACGTCCGTTCCTTCATCGACCTCGACGCGCCAGGCAGCACCATCGACGACCGCAGCGAGAACGACTCGCTGATCCCCGCGTTCATCGTGAAGCCCGGGCAGCTGCTGATCAGCATCACCCCGCGGGACCTGAGCTTCATCGTGGAGGAGAACCTCAGCGGCATCTTCTGGCTCTTCGCCCAGCGCAACGTGCGCATCGACCTGATGCAGAACAGCGCGCTGGCCTTCAGCGTGGTGGTGGACGACACGCCGCGCGCGCAGGAACTGATCGCCGAACTGCGCAAGGGCTACGAGGTGCGCTACAACTCCGGCTGCGAACTGGTGACCGTGCGCCACTACGATGAGCCGACGCTGGCCGCGCTCACCACGGGCAGGGAGGTGCTGCTGGAGCAGCGCAGCCGCACCACGGCCCGCTTCGTCCTTCGGTCCTGA
- a CDS encoding glycerophosphodiester phosphodiesterase — MPNPRALPALTLLLSACMTSAPEPPEVHGHRGCRGLEPENTIAAFQRAARLGCTWLELDVVLTADGHVLVSHEPWMDHRICTGPDGAPLTEDQGLALNIHRMTLAEAQRCDCGSLTHPDFPDQDNRRAIKPTLAEVVAAIEELTLTEGVGPVSYNIEIKSDPAWYGTYQPAPDTLAAAVLRTLTDLQLGANCLVQSFDPAVLEAVHAQDPGLRTALLVESGTDPDTELARLSYVPEVYSPQFGLVDAAAVRSLQERNIEVVVWTVNEEADLRRMTALGVDGIISDFPDRVLRILEEGE; from the coding sequence ATGCCCAACCCTAGGGCCCTGCCCGCGCTCACCCTCCTGCTGTCCGCCTGCATGACCTCCGCTCCAGAACCACCCGAAGTGCACGGCCACCGCGGCTGCCGGGGCCTGGAGCCCGAGAACACCATCGCCGCCTTCCAACGCGCCGCCCGCCTGGGCTGCACCTGGCTCGAGCTGGACGTGGTGCTCACGGCCGACGGGCACGTGCTCGTGAGCCACGAGCCCTGGATGGACCACCGCATCTGCACCGGTCCCGACGGCGCTCCGCTCACCGAGGATCAGGGACTGGCCCTCAACATCCATCGCATGACCCTTGCGGAAGCCCAGCGCTGCGACTGCGGTTCGCTCACGCATCCGGACTTCCCCGACCAGGACAACCGCCGCGCCATCAAGCCGACGCTGGCCGAGGTGGTGGCCGCCATCGAGGAGCTCACGCTCACCGAAGGCGTGGGGCCCGTCTCCTACAACATCGAGATCAAGAGCGACCCGGCCTGGTACGGCACCTACCAACCCGCACCGGACACCCTGGCCGCCGCCGTGCTGCGCACCCTCACCGACCTGCAGCTCGGCGCCAACTGCCTGGTGCAGAGCTTCGACCCCGCCGTGCTGGAGGCCGTGCACGCCCAGGACCCGGGCCTGCGCACCGCCTTGCTGGTGGAGTCCGGCACCGACCCCGACACGGAGCTTGCGCGGCTGAGCTATGTCCCGGAGGTGTACAGCCCCCAGTTCGGGCTGGTGGACGCCGCTGCCGTGCGGTCGCTGCAGGAACGCAACATCGAGGTGGTGGTGTGGACCGTGAACGAGGAGGCCGACCTCCGCAGGATGACCGCCCTCGGGGTGGACGGCATCATCAGCGACTTCCCCGACCGCGTGCTGCGGATCCTGGAGGAGGGCGAGTGA
- the mgtE gene encoding magnesium transporter, with amino-acid sequence MSFELTKGLLDRIRGDVEVGRDQDILAVVSELHPSDIGGLLGRLTLDEARYVLRLLEEETAAEAILELDEDLRERLLEGLTSQEIADKVIGHIESDDAADVMADLPEEKAKEVLDLLDDAEQADDIEELLRYQEGTAGALMAKELVSVRADASVARAIVEMRQQAREADHVYTVYVVDKDDRLVGILPLKELLFSAESTRTLIKHICETDVVHVRVDTDAEEVVNLMKKYDVVVLPVVDKDGRLVGRITFDDVMDVMQEEATEDYQLASGISEDVDATDSPLVQTRARLPWLLIGLAGGVLSSQIIGLYEEELRIDPKMAFFMPLIAATAGNVGVQSSAIVVQGLAAGTLQNMRVGARLWKELRVAVLTAVICGTLIFAVNLALRQSQALSYTVSIALCTVILTAALFGTLIPLVLDRIKVDPALATGPFVTTLNDIFGLLTYFSVGHVMYDLFH; translated from the coding sequence CGACGAGGCGCGCTACGTGCTGCGCCTGCTGGAGGAGGAGACCGCCGCCGAGGCCATCCTGGAGCTCGACGAGGACCTGCGCGAACGCCTGCTCGAAGGGCTCACCAGCCAGGAGATCGCCGACAAGGTGATCGGCCACATCGAATCGGACGACGCCGCCGACGTGATGGCCGACCTCCCCGAGGAGAAGGCCAAGGAGGTGCTGGACCTGCTGGACGACGCGGAGCAGGCCGACGACATCGAGGAACTGCTCCGCTACCAGGAGGGCACCGCCGGCGCCCTGATGGCCAAGGAGCTCGTGAGCGTCCGCGCCGACGCGTCCGTGGCCCGTGCGATCGTGGAGATGCGCCAGCAGGCCCGCGAGGCGGACCACGTCTACACCGTGTACGTGGTGGACAAGGACGACCGCCTGGTGGGCATCCTTCCGTTGAAGGAGCTCCTCTTCTCGGCCGAGAGCACGCGCACCCTCATCAAGCACATCTGCGAGACCGATGTCGTCCATGTGCGCGTGGATACCGACGCCGAGGAGGTGGTGAACCTCATGAAGAAGTACGACGTGGTGGTGCTGCCCGTGGTGGACAAGGACGGCCGGCTCGTGGGCCGCATCACCTTCGACGACGTGATGGACGTGATGCAGGAGGAGGCCACCGAGGACTACCAGCTCGCCAGCGGCATCAGCGAGGACGTGGACGCCACCGACAGCCCGCTGGTGCAGACGCGTGCGCGGCTGCCCTGGCTGCTCATCGGCCTGGCCGGCGGCGTGCTCAGCTCCCAGATCATCGGCCTCTACGAGGAAGAGCTCCGCATCGACCCGAAGATGGCCTTCTTCATGCCGCTCATCGCCGCCACTGCGGGCAACGTGGGCGTACAGTCCAGCGCCATCGTGGTGCAGGGCCTCGCCGCCGGTACCCTGCAGAACATGCGCGTAGGGGCCCGCCTGTGGAAGGAGCTACGGGTGGCCGTGCTCACCGCCGTCATCTGTGGCACCCTCATCTTCGCCGTCAACCTCGCCCTCCGCCAAAGCCAGGCCCTCAGCTACACCGTCAGCATCGCCCTCTGCACGGTGATCCTCACCGCCGCCCTCTTCGGCACCCTCATCCCCCTGGTGCTCGACCGCATCAAGGTGGACCCCGCCCTGGCCACCGGGCCCTTCGTCACCACGCTCAACGACATCTTCGGCCTGCTCACCTACTTCTCCGTGGGCCACGTCATGTACGACCTCTTCCACTGA